The genomic interval ttggggggggggggggtgtatctTTGTGGTGTGTGACCCTGGCCTGAGGAAGTGCTCCATGTCATCAGGGATGTCGTAACCGCGGTAACCACAGCAGGGATGATGAAATGCAGCAGGTGGCCCAGTGCTGTGCCAGCTCCGAGGGTGTGGTGCCCACAATCCTTTGCTCTGGGGCACAGAGGGCAGCAGTGGTGGCGGTTATCTCTGTGGTACAGACCACTGTACTGCCTTGAACTGCCCCCTGGGCCCCTCATATCTGCGCCCAGGGCCAGAGGGTTCCCTCAGTGTCCCTCCTCACCCCGAGACCACTCAAATCACTGAACACACTTAATACGAACTAGTTTCGCCTGGGACACACACATCTTTTCTAAACTGAGCTCACAATTCAAAGCGGATCCTTGTGTTAAGATTCAGTGCCTTTCATTTTGTTCTTGGTACAATTCAATTAGTTTTTACAAGACATTGTATACGACCTGTTTACAGTATTAGTAGAGTAAGGGAGATAAATCCAGTCTCGCAAGTGTTATCGACTACTCTTACCACCAGAAAAACACAAGAGCAAAAAACCCCAGCAAAAGTTATAGGCAACtaattttaaatgtgatttaaaaagctatgtATCTGAGCAGtgagaatgtattttttactcaaattaacaaacaaaaaaaccccttAAATACTAGAACAAAACGAAATAACATTATTTCAggaagtgtgatattctgtgtttgAATGTAGCGCTTTAACCCTTTCACGTCACGCCTTGTGGCAGTTCATTATGACGTGTGGTTATCATCTAATCCATAGTTTAAGTGGTTAATAAATACATCAATATGTTTAATccagtgtgctgttgatttaacaaatccatacgatcgaggagaacatctggaaacaaactcTGTCCTACGCACTCGCTCACAACACTGCTACAGTTTAGAAAACAACATCCTTTTACTTtaactgtgtttatgtttttgtatttattgtaataatGTAGAATAATGGACTGGTCACGCcatgtctgaaaaaaaaaaaaagatctgaatCCCATGCTCCACCggagggcgctgtaaagctGGTGTAGGAAGAAGAGAAAACAAAGCCAGGTAAATGCGGATGTAGCTACGCGTGAGCTGTCGCTAACTGAGCTAGAGTATTAAAACTATCAAATATTCTTAGAGCCAGGGAGAAATTGGTTGGGggaataattaatttattgattaTCGGTTGATTAATGCTATGAAAAACTGATTGTCCTGTGATGGGCTGGGGCCACATTCAGAGTGTGTTTCTTCGTTGCGACTTTAGACTCACCCTGACCCCGAAAAGATGAACTCCTAAACCAATTTCTAAAACTGAACTTGGGTGATTTCTTTAAAAACCTGAGCGACAGACTCCTGATAAAACGCAGCTGAAATAACTGAAGGGTGGGCACTAAGCACTTAACCACTCGGTGTTAAATCTACTTGTTTAAGGCTGGTGTGTAATTAACTGTTGaatgttttctgctttttcccTGAGGCTGAGAACTGAAAAACATTTGcctaatggctgttttgactggaattaAATATATGAGCTGTAGTCTGATTAAAACAACACTCAAAACCTTTTCCTGGATTGAGTCAGATGCATTTTTACAGCGTTAGTCTTTGGCTAAGTTGCCAAATCGAGGTCTAGGCTTCTTGCAGCCTGTGATTCAGAGCAGTATTACAGGCTTATGAAAGTTTCCTTTCCTGTCATACAGAGTgagatgtggtgtgtgtgagagagagagaaagcgcaCTTGgaggtgattttttttccccctcctgtAACATTTTCACAAGCGTGTTCCCATCGCTGATCTGTGTCAGGAAGAGGGCTGGCCGCCGATGAGACAGCACCAACTGAAGCCACTTCCTGGACACCTGATAGAGCGGAGAGAAGAGGGGAGGGCGGAGGATCCAGGAAGAGGGGTTCAGACCCCTGATCCTCACACACTGCACTCTCCTGACCCCCTCTCCCCAGGGTGAACGACCCTAACCTTGGCCTACGGTGGCCCTTCACAGCTGCAGTGGGGGAAAATACGCAGTCACTCTGCCTCCAAATCCACAACTGCAACCGGCTGCTTTTTCCAGCTTAAGTCTGATACTCACGGCCCTGTCCTGGACAAACCGTGTCCGGCTACAGGACGTCGTTCAGTGATTTTATTTCCACCCTCCCTCTGCTTTCGAGCGCCGCTCGCTAATGGCTTTGTTATTTCTGCTCTTCGTGTTACATTTGGCAGTTAGCGATGATAAACCTTTCATCCAATCACCTGCCACCCGGAGAGAGGATCCCATCCGCCAAAACACAATAGCGCACACACgccacacagagaaagaggattATTCCTGCCATATTTACATTCCAGTGCTACTAGTGCTATCATTTCCATTCTCTGACCATTTACAGAGTGTGTCCACCCCCTGAGCTCAGATGTTTTACAATAGTAAAAACATGCTACGCTACAAACACTAAACAGTTTAGTATTAAAATTCAGTTGTCGGGGCTTCTGTGTTTTTGACTACGGCTGGTTTAAATCGCTACAATTTTACAACCATAGCGTAAGCTGAATCTCGGAAGACTCTCTACACCCCTTACTTTGTATTCATGCACTTTGTAGCTTACCGAATTCTGGCTTTTACACACAAAGCATGAACTTTTGATCCGGTATGGAACCGTGCCTGTGCAGCTAAATCCAAAATGGACGTGTCATGTCCTGTAGTGCCTCCCTGTATCTGACTGAGATGTTGCCTGCGACACATGGACAAACAGTGAACGTAAATACTTCATATGAAGTGGAGTGGTGTTCTGAAATAAATCCATATTCCAAGACACAGGAGACATGATTCCAttaagtacattttttttaGGGAAATTCATTTGAGTACCACACTTATTTCAGGTCATTGGTTTTCAGGGTACAACACATATCCATAAATATAGACTTCTCTAAGATGCCAACATCTACAGAAAGCCGTTTCTTTACTGAACTTAGGAAGTTGGTTTGACGACCAGATACCACTCttgtggaatatatatataacaaaaaacCCTCACACTTTAGTTTAAAGGATGTCGTGTGAGGAACGACAAACCCAGAAGCTCTATTTATTCCCGCTGTCTACGATACACTGTGTCTCAACGTCCTCAAAACTTGGAgctggttcttttttttttttgttttcctgagAGTGCAAAGTCAAATGGAGAACTACACGAGGCCACGCTCAATAAAAAGATGTGGATGTTTACTTTgggtgcagacacacacacaaaacccaaaagagtgtttttaaaaatatctaaatTAATACTTATAATAGCACAGGACCACAATgaataaaccacacacacatcacacactctacacagctCTCAGGCTTCTCAACAATTGTTCTTTTTTATGTCAGTTTGTTATTTCCCCGGAGTGTTCCAGTGTTTGTACATTACATAAGACGACATGTCCAAAAGTATCCAGACACCTTTCTCATAACAACAGTGAGATTAATAGAGAGTTTGTtccctttgctgctgtaacaggTTGTACGtaacacatttaaatttaacATAATGCCATTCAGGCTCAAgaactttagtgaggtcagtgaCGAGGTCTAGTTGACAAATTCCACacaggatggagctccatcactccaaagaaccgCCACCGATCCACAGCCCAAAGTTGATTATGTTGTGACTGGAAATACACTTCAAATTTTGCTATTGCCTCATCGCACACAACGCCAGAACATCTCTAGCACGATGAGCAATCTCCCTATCTGTCTGTAGTGTTTAGAAAGTGGTATACAAACTTCTCATGGGGTTTCTACTCTACCTGAGTTTTGACTGAATCCATTTCCTGTTCTGCTCTTCATTTTAATTACTCTGTGACAGaggaataaaacaaatgcaTCAGATGGACATTAACTTGGAAAATCTTGGGAGTATTCCTGAATCCATGCAATAGACAAGGTTTTCCTGATACTTTTGAACATATAGGCTTATGGAAGCTGATGTCACAGGTGATGTCATCTCTGGTATCCACTGGCTGTGACTGTCTGTATCTGCTCCTTCATTTTCTCCATTATCACCCCGCTCACACTCGTCTTTATGATCCCAGAGTTCCTCATGCTCGAAGTCTCCTCGCTGTCCGTGTCGCCATAGCAACTGGAGCCAGGCGACGTGGTCAGGGCCACGACGGAGTCGGTGGAGTCTCGGTTTCGGACGGCGGTGGCCATGGCTGGACGGATCGAGTTCAGATTTATCTGAGTAGGCAGCAAAGCGTCTGAGTTCAGGCCACGAGCACCGTCCCTGTCGCCGTTACCCAGCACAATGTCCTTCATCGTGTCTCCGTCCTCTTCCTCTGCTCCGTCCCCCAGGCCTCGAGACGTCCTGTCGCTCGCCTGGTCGTTCAGCAGCTTCACCAGGAAGTTGATGTACTTCATGGCCAGCCGTAGGATCTCGTTCTTGCTGAGCTTCTTGTCTGGAGGGTGAGTTGGGATGAGTTTGCGGAGCTCTGAAAAGGCACCGTTTACATTCTGCTGCCGCCAGCGCTCTCGGCTGTTTGTGAAGACGCGTCGTGCCAGCTTCTGAGGAGGACCTAAAAGAGAAACAGGCAAACGCTGTAATTTATGACATACAATTTGCCTCAAGTAGATTACATAGTAGCTCTTAAAGCTGTGGTAATTGTTGTGGCTTATGCCAATTTTTGTTTACgcagactgaccaatcagagtgtAGCAGTTGGAACTCTTCGAACTTAATGTAAAACTAAACGTCTAAATGGGTACAGTAAGCAAAGgcgcgcgtgcacacacacacacacacacacaaatgacatGCTTCTTATACCAACAGCTTCAATATTTGGGATTTTCCTTGTGAGCTCCCCTACAGTTAAAGAGAGTAgatcacatttacagcactgtcctgaaatcaaaggatAGAGAGGAGGGATGGTTTCCTACCCCCCTCCAAAAGTTAAATGCTCCAGTTTCTGTAGAGCTAagcccagagcagcaatgacagaggctctattctcctgactacagatcagtggagcatcacaatgattttaaagcttgtttgcattaaaataaatgttcaccAGTGACTAACCACTGACAATGTTAACATAATTAGATTTAACCACTGTCTGTCGAAACCACTCAACTGCACTAGTTcataaagacataaataaatacacagaggAGAGCGAGGTGTAATTACATACACTCTGTCAGGTCTAAGTCAAAGTGAGCTGATGGCCTCCTCTTAATTCGGCTGTTGTTGAAGATGCTGTATCCACCCGAGTGACCAAGAAAGGAGCTGTAAAAGAAAGAGCACACATGGGTTAACTGAACCAAAAAAGGACATGCTGTTTAAATACTGAGCATAACGTAACCATCTACAGTCGGGTAATCTGCTCGTAACAAGCAAAGCAGCGAGTCAGTtgttaaaacacacagaaattaGCCAAGGGTTTGGATGAACAGAAATCCATAAAAAGCAATTACGTGGCTTTGATGGGTAGTTGTGCTTTGATTGAACAGATGTGCCCAGTCAAAACCTGACTTCATTACTCCCGCTGAAGGGAATGATCGAGGGAGCCGAAATAGATCTGTACTCATTCTGAAAACAACACGGCACCACAGGTCGCAGGAGCTCTGTTTAagcatcccccccccccaccgtTGAATATCTAATAACACGTTGAACACATTTCCCTTTGTGTCTCATCAGAAACCGCAATTCCCACGGAGTTTGATCTTTTTGATTCCGATTTGTGCAGTAGATACTGATGAGAGACAATAACAATTTTGCTCAATATAATAGGATTAAATCATATAAAACTGATAAATATAAGGCATATTACTtaagagtcacacagctccagaggtctggaggttgtaggttcgattcccgctccgggtgactgtctgtgaggagtgtggtgtgttctctctgtgtctgcgtgggtttcctccgggtgactgtctgtgaggagtgtggtgtgttctccctgtgtctgcgtgggtttcctccgggtgactgtctgtgaagtgtggtgtgttctccctgtgtctatgtgggtttcctccgggtgactgtctgtgaggagtgtggtgagttctccctgtgtctgcgtgggtttcctccgggtgactgtctgtgaagtgtggtgtgttctccctgtgtctatgtgggttgcctccgggtgactgtctgtgaagagtgtggtgtgttctccctatgtctgcgtgggtttcctccgggtgactgtctgtgaagagtgtggtgtgttctccctgtgtctgcgtgggtttcctccgggtgactgtctgtgaggagtgtggtgtgttctccctgtgtctgcgtgggtttcctccgggtgactgtctgtgaagagtgtggtgtgttctccctgtgtctgcgtgggtttcctccgggtgactgtctgtgaggagtgtggtgtgttctccctgtgtctgcgtgggtttcctccgggtgactgtctgtgaagagtgtggtgtgttctccctttgtctgcgtgggtttcctctgggtgactgtctgtgaagagtgtggtgtgttctccctatgtctgcgtgggtttcctccgggtgactgtctgtgaagaatgtggtgtgttctccctgtgtctgggtgagtttcctctcacagtccaaaaacacacgttggtaggtggattggagactcaaaagtgtccgtaggtgcgagtgtgtgagtgaatgtgtgtgttgccctatgaaggactggcgcccactccagggtgtattcccgccttgcgcccaattattccatgtaggctctggacccaccacgaccctgaaatgtataagggttacagataataaatgaatgtatgaatgatttAAGTTTACCCTTAAAATATCAGTATGTCAATTTGCTAactgttaataaacaaaaacaacaataataatattcagtAACTGCACCTGCAGTGGTCTGTGGAATATTAGGAGTATGACCCCAAGCAGAAGCCGTAGGCTGTAGTTCTGCAGAAAGGAGGAGGTTTTACTGTAAAACACTCATCCACTCATCTCTGCTTTGTTTCTGACTGGATCTGGTCTTTAAATAGCTAGCTACACTGTGATGGTCATCGCACATCAACTGAACATATCAGTTTCTACTGATGTCTGCTTTACCTGAGCAGGGTACTGAACCCTAATGATCAGTTATTACTGCTCTGTGCTGAACCAAAATAAGATAAATCCTATTCTTCTGTGCAGGAGGCAGTGGCTTTACTCAAGTCACCAACATCTTGCTACAGCCGTCACCCTCGCTGTTCTGAAGCACTGATGTTATCACCTGATTTGAGACACAGTTACAAAGAAATACGATGAAAGAAGTGAGTTTGTATTTTGCAGCTCTATCCCTgtgtaatgtaataattaaaataactctgTAATTCTCTGTAATTTCAGTACCACTGTAACACTGGTTTTATTATATTACAGGCAACATAGATCTAGAAGCAGAACAGTGGTCCTTGGCATACTGCTCTGGCTCTGCTGGTTGTTCAGGGAACGGAAGACAGTCAGAGGATTGAGCAACGAGTCACGGGTGACTGCTGTGGGAAGCAGGTGCTGTTTTTCCCCCTCACAGTCTCCATAAAATATCATGAGCACAATAGGCTATGATGGTAAGATGGTGGATTCAACATCCAACGAAATGCTAAAGTTCTCATCCACAGTTCTCTGCTGGTTTAGCCTTCACTAAGTTTTACCCACGGACGCTGAATCAAACTGCGACAAAAAGGAAATGGTGCCCTTTTAAAGTTCACACTTTTAAACAGTTAAAGCTACTGTTTGGGAAAGCGCCGGTGGCACAAATCATTGGCTGTTTACAATCGGGTTCAGTGTGAATTGATTTTTTCAGATTAAATGCTATTGACAAGGCGTTTGTCAGTGACGCAACCCAACACACAGGACAGAAACTCATCAAACCTCGGTTGATCCGGGAGCTCAAGGTTTCACTTTGAAAAGCTGAAAATGTGGGGGAAAATCCTGAAAATAAACCctttttttcttattcttttaatttttaaatcttgatttagtttttaattattattccgTGGTGCAAtaccacattttaaaattatttttcaattatttacggattttattctattattttaatttcttgAAAATGAATAGAAGCGaatggcttttatttttttgcaagaAATTAAAAAAGCTACACCATGAATCATTGTCATTTGAAGCTGTTCATATTTTATGAGGTATTTCAAAAGTGATCATGTCTGATTTATAGTCTAATCCCATCTGAACCTGGGTCAGGGGCCGTGGAGATGCTTTGAATGGGTGAACGGAGGAGGGGtgttgtcttatttcacaggTTGTGGGTAGGTAGGCATAGCCATAGCCATGTCCCCTTTATCAACGTCCACAAGAGACATATGCATATTACATCAGAAGCACCCCCAGTTtacaaaattataaattatttatatatccaCAGTCATCTCTGAAACTAGTTCTGCTTTTCTTTagactaaaaaaaaattcttaaatgGAAAGACCCAAGTTCTGAAAACAATCTTCCTGGAAACCCaactatgtatgtgtgtgtgtatgtacgtata from Hoplias malabaricus isolate fHopMal1 chromosome 3, fHopMal1.hap1, whole genome shotgun sequence carries:
- the lyl1 gene encoding protein lyl-1 gives rise to the protein MMEKLEPSVSPSPSPAPSVTDRLTPPRDVSPCASSPAANEANHTESGARTIPSSPATSKDQSEPPSKPTEVINEDESATLPKHSTNTSTSTIVLSSSSSPSPAPLPPNIPVISLAHSKPPLPHIPMPAPHLTALHPIPTLPHGPGELRLAQLASLSGVSPTASVPTPGALLPHQYLPGHPLLSSSFLGHSGGYSIFNNSRIKRRPSAHFDLDLTECPPQKLARRVFTNSRERWRQQNVNGAFSELRKLIPTHPPDKKLSKNEILRLAMKYINFLVKLLNDQASDRTSRGLGDGAEEEDGDTMKDIVLGNGDRDGARGLNSDALLPTQINLNSIRPAMATAVRNRDSTDSVVALTTSPGSSCYGDTDSEETSSMRNSGIIKTSVSGVIMEKMKEQIQTVTASGYQR